ATTAAAGTCACAATCATAAATTTCTCCAAGCCAATTTACACTAATAGTCTTTTTGCACATAAGATTTTCTAAATTATTTTCATTAAAATTTTCTTTTAGTAATTTGTAATAAGTATCTAGTTTCCCTTCTCTTCTTAGAGATTCTTCATATCTATTTATTGGCATATTAGTAATTGTGTATAAGCTATTGAAAACAATATTATATTTTTCGAATAGTATTCTTTTATAATCCTTTTCTAATATTTCCTGAGAAGGAGGAAGAATTGGGCTTACAGGATTGTAAACAAGATTTAATTTTAATACATTTTCTTTCTTTCCATATCCTAAATCATTAAGAATTTTTATAGCTTTAATACTTTTTTCAAAAACCCCAATTCCCCTTTGAAACTCAACATTATTTTTTTCGTAACACGGTAGCGAAGCAGTAATTATCACTTTGTTCTTTGCAAGAAATTGAGGAAGATCTTCATAACCTTCTTCAAAGAAAATTGTCAAATTGCACCTATCAATAATATCAACTTGTTTTGTGCTCAAACTGGTTATTAGGTTTCTAAACTCTGGGTGAAG
This window of the Prochlorococcus sp. MIT 1314 genome carries:
- the arsS gene encoding arsenosugar biosynthesis radical SAM (seleno)protein ArsS (Some members of this family are selenoproteins.); protein product: MKEKFPPIYKEPIETLQINIGYKCNQACKHCHVNSSPLRTEKMSNEIISLIPKIIEKYKIKTLDITGGAPELHPEFRNLITSLSTKQVDIIDRCNLTIFFEEGYEDLPQFLAKNKVIITASLPCYEKNNVEFQRGIGVFEKSIKAIKILNDLGYGKKENVLKLNLVYNPVSPILPPSQEILEKDYKRILFEKYNIVFNSLYTITNMPINRYEESLRREGKLDTYYKLLKENFNENNLENLMCKKTISVNWLGEIYDCDFNQQINFRENKGPKTLLDLLDESFTFDYGVAVKEHCFACTAGAGSSCGGTLT